The genomic window TTCCAACTCGTTTGAAACAGTCAGCAATCATCTTAGGCTGTATGCTGTTCCACGCTGCAGTTATATAACGTAATGCATCCAATATGTTACACTGCTTAGTGTTGGACGACTTTttcaagatatttaaatagtgtttttcataaaattgtttcaagACATTAATTACATCTGAATTCATGGGTTGACGTTTTTTTGTAATGTAGGGtggaaaaaatactaattccACATTTTTCAACTCAATATCCTTTTGAATAGTTGAACTGGTgtctacaataagaacaattttccgatttttgtttatcatgCTCTTGTCTAATTTTTTAACCCATGAACAGAAATGTTCATTAGTCATCAACTTGGTATTTTTTACAGAATACTCACACGGAAAAGATTTGTTATTAATGAAAGATCTAGGTTTCAAATGTTTTCCAATTACAAGCGGATTCAATTTTTCTGTTCCATCAGAATTAGCACAGATGAGTACTTTGAGAGATTCTCTGCTAAGTTTACctttaaaacatgttttattgcgtgtattttttttaaaaccaagtAATTTATTAGACATTAGTTTATAACATAACTCAAATTCAGTAgcgttaaaaatatcttttgaaTCATATTGTTCTTTAAATTTAGGCAAAAGGTTCAAAAaccaaacatttatattttccaatttagattttttactaACTTGGCAGTAACGAATTTGATTCCTTTTCTTAAATCGATCCAACCATCCGTTTGTTGCTTTAAAATCAGTAATACCTAAAGAATTGGCAATTATTAAGGCTTCACATTGAATAAGAGGGCCATTAATAGGCGCGGAATTAGCATGCTTTTCATTAATCCACTTAATCAGAATTTGttcaatagtaaaatattttccatgttttattttctttctcTTGTTTGATCCTTCAAAAGCACTTTTTTCTACTTCTTTTCTTTTGGCAATAATTGTTCTTAAAGTTGACTCTGCTATGTTCAGAGATTCTGCTAACTTTGTTTTCTCTAATGAAGGATTagaatcatatttttgtaaaattgataatttttcagtGATACTAAGCGCcttacgtattatttttaagctcattatgttgtaatatttCCTCAAACAAAAGACAACAAATACAGATTACAATATACTGACTcacaaatcatataaaaacaagTACTAGGAGAACACAATTATGATTCAAAAACATACATaagataacattattatgtaaaaactaataaaggtttaaagtttttacattaagattatattaaaatgtgcatattatgtaggatcatagtattataataaacagaatCATATTAAACTAGATACTGGAACACAATTGTGCATAAGCTTGcaacctaaaataaaaaactaaaaagtaataaggataatatattttaataaaattaagtaatacacttacaatgataaaattattttgatggaAAATTTGCAGTGACGTAATGGTAGAGAACAACTAGAAGAAATAAGCCAACACCCAATACATTGGCAAATACAGCTAATTGAACGTCTGTAatcattctaaaaattaaaaatataatataatatacattacatttaaaataataattatcttaatatctaatataaataataataataatcttaacatttataataaaaaatatacattattaacaaaCAGGAtagtcaaaaaattaaaaagatcagatcatttgtaaaacattatttaatcattctaatattaattttaattagtagaGAATACTACCTCTTGtcatataagtttatattcaagaaaaatattcttaaaaacttattaaattataatacatgtactttttaaatgaataattttattatcagttgaataattaatagtttatttttgacttacaataattatcttaagaaatttaaaaacctgttttaaaatgttatttaattattaacttgtcaatcatttttatacatataacttaCATTTGTACTCAGTGGCGTAGTTACGGTGGGAGAGGGGGTGTAAGGGGTTTCCACCCAGCCCCATCCTcaacgaaaaaaaatcttttttatattggttagaacaaaataataatgacgttCAGTTTTACTAATAACatgtaatttgtatcaaaactgtattttaaatactccacccctagaaaaaaattgtatctacaccactgtacctatgtaataaacaataatcatactattattaaaataagctaCATGTTTTCTATAATCCAATAATGTACGCTATATACCCAAACCATTCTCCCACTCACAACATCCATCGACTCTTAGGAATTGAGAGATAGAGCGACCAGTAAtattggaatattattatttatctctaCATGTCTTAACGTTAACTGGTTGGATCAAAACATAATTCGGCcacaacaaataacaatttttattcgtGGGAATTACAATCCAATAACAAgtatatgttaaaatactaaaGCTACTAGTTAGCATTATGCACAATAATCATAGATTAGACGACATAATACTTACATTGGACAGCGGTGTGTCTCGTACTTGATCGCAACACCGAGAGAATAAGAGATGatcaaaaatttacaaatttattttcggACAATATCTTTTAGCGGCCAGCACACAAGCTTCCCGTTGATGTACAGTGTGTGCTTACTActcaatcaatttttaaacgacTTGCCGCTTCAGTAATGGTAATAGCCAATCGGTaaccacataaaattataatattaagaataatattatatgttgtcGTGTTAACTGACAACGGTAATGAGTAT from Aphis gossypii isolate Hap1 chromosome 1, ASM2018417v2, whole genome shotgun sequence includes these protein-coding regions:
- the LOC114123553 gene encoding dolichyl-diphosphooligosaccharide--protein glycosyltransferase subunit 4 — protein: MITDVQLAVFANVLGVGLFLLVVLYHYVTANFPSK